Within the Gracilinema caldarium DSM 7334 genome, the region AGCCATGCAAAACCGAACCCTGCCAGGTGGGTAATATGGGCGATCCCGCTTGCAAGCCCAAAAATTGATGAAAAGAGCTCCAGGGCGGTGAACCCTAGGACCATAATGGGGGCTCTGAGGGGAAGGATACCCCAGAGGTATACGATGGAATCGGGGAAAAAGGTAGCATAGGCCAGCTGGACCGCGAAGAGGGCTCCTGAGGCTCCCAAGAGAAACACATAGCCCGATCCGGTTGCCCAATAGAGTCCAAAAGAGAAGAGCCCTGCAAAAAAGCCGGTTGTTAGGTAGAAGAGGAGAAATTCCTTGGACCCCATTTGTCGTTCCACGGGGGTACCGAAGAAAAAAAGGCCCAGCATGTTTAACAGGAGATGGGAAATGCCACCATGGGCGAACATATAGGTGAAAAACTGCCATACCATACCGTAGCGGAGGACGAGCTGGGTATTGAGTGAAAGGTAAGCCGTAGCCTGGGGAAAAATGTTCTGCCCAAGGAATACGAGCAGGTTGAGTCCGATGAGGATTAACACCACATTGTCATAACGGTAGCGAAAGGGTTTTCGTAGTATATTGGTCATAGCCATAACATACTTTGCTAGGCTGGTACTGGTCAACTGAAAAGATGGACATCACAGTCTGCAGAGATATAGGTCTGACAGGCGAGTCGTTCTCCATCCTCTGGATGGGCTCCCATAGTCTCGAGCCGCTGGGCTTCTTTGGGGCTTATCGCATTGGCAAACCGTATATTCTGGTTCGCTGAACTAAGCCGTACCCGGCAGGTACCGCACTCAGCTTTGCCGCCACAGCGGTGGTGTATGGAAATGCCTGCAGATAAGAGAATATTAACCAGAGATACCGCTGGAGATGCTGGGATGAGCACTGTTGTTCCATCAATTTGATGAACTCTGATTTCTGCCACTGGACTAAGGCTCACTGCTCGAGAAAGGTAACCCGATTGCGGCCCTGTTGTTTCGAGATATACAAGGCCCGATCAGCTCGATCTACCACCGACTTAGGTTGACTATCAATCAGTTTATTATAGCTTGCGACTCCACAGGAAACGGTTACCTTGAGCTTTTGTCCGTCATATTCGGTTTCCTTCTCTTCGATAGCTTTTCGGATACGTTCAGCTATTTTAACGGCTATTTCTGGACCATCCTCAGCGATGAGCACGACAAACTCTTCGCCCCCATAACGGGCTGCTATGTCTGTATTACGTACATGTTCGGAAATTGTTTTTGCAACAGATACGAGAACCATATCGCCACATGCATGACCATAGGTGTCATTAAAACGCTTAAAAAAATCAATATCGAGCATGATAATATTAAAGCTTTTTTGGGGCATGTCTATATTGCCATATCGTTCCTGGATAACAGTAAAAAAATAGTGCTTCATTTTTAATTTAGTCATCATGTCAGTGGTAGTCATCTCGAAAAGAAAAGCATTGTTAATGGAAATAGCCGCTAAGGTTGCAATATTAAGGAGATGTTCCCGTTCATAGGGATCAAAGTCGGTCTCATCAATCCGTTCTCCTAAAATAATGACTCCATTTATTTGTCCCTTGGTTTTAAGCGGTACCAGGAGTGATGGCTCCATAGCTTCTATATGTTCAATCCCATCTAAGGGTCCAATTGCTGCATGAATGTCACGGAGAGTATAGCATCCATACTTTTCAGAAAAAAGTTTTATAAGAGGATGTTGTTCTGGGATTGCATAATCCTTTGAAATATCTATATCGAAGCCTTTAAAATTTCTTTGAAGGACAAACTCAGTAGAATCAAACCCTTTTTTTGTAAAAATACCCGCTTTGATAACCTTCATTTGGGCCATGCATATAAAAAGAATAGAATCTATTAAAATAGTATAATCTAAAGTTGAGTTGAGACTTTTTGAAATTTCAAGCAGCTGGCGAAGGTCAAAAATCTGTTTTTCATAATCTACTACAAAGGATGTACAATTTTCTTGAACAGATAGGTCTTGCTCTACATTTTGCTTTCCCAATTCAGGCATAGTAGTAATGCTAGCACCCTCTGACTAGTTTTACAAGCCATATGCATAAATATGGCTCACCTTTAATAATAGCATTAATTTATGATAAATAGTAAGAAAGAATTTCCTGAAATTGTAAAATTGTTTCCGCATGGACGAGTTCATTCCGTAAAGCGGCACCACCTTCAATCCCTTTTGTGTAGGCGCAGAATTGCTTTCTCATTTCCTTACAGGCTGTGCTTTCCCCAATATCTGTAGCTAGCCGTTTAAGTTGGGTGAATCCTGTCTGAATCCGCTCCTTCGGCGGAACTGGAGTGTAGGTGCCTATTTCGATGAGTGCTCTGGTTTCTGTAAAAATAAAGGGGTTCCCCATAGCTCCCCGGGCGAACATGACTGCTGCACAGCCCGTTTCCTGAAGCATCCTCAGAGCATCCTCAGGACTAAAAAGATCTCCAGAACCTACAACGGGAACCGTGAGCCTGCTTGCAAGGTCAGCGATATGTTCCCACTGGGCTTTTCCTGCATACCCTTGAGCTCTGGTACGAGCGTGGAGGGCTACCAGGGCAGCTCCGTTTTCGACAGCTATGGCAGCAGCTTCTCTATAGTTTATGCTCTTTTCATCCCAACCAGAACGGATCTTTACCGTAACTGGTACGCCGCCGAGGGCTTCCCGGGATGCCCGAACGACCGCGGCTACAATCTTTCCGAGCCGATTCAGGTCCCGCATCAGGGCTGATCCGGCACCGGTTTTAACGACCTTGGGGACTGGACAGCCGCAATTAATATCCACCACTTCAGGGTGATAGGACGCAAGGCGAAGGGCTGCTTGGTACATAACCTCTGGATCTGACCCAAAGAGCTGTATGGCATAGGCCTTTTCGTTATCTGCCCGTTTCATGAGATATTCAGACTTTTTTGCATCTCTGATGAGGGCCTCTGAAGAGATGAGCTCGGTGCAGGTAAAATTCGCCCCCAGTTCAATACAGACCGAGCGGAATGCCCGGTCTGAATAACCTGCTACAGGAGCCAGAAAAAGGTTCCCTTCCAATTCTAAAGTACCTATGGATATCGAGCGATAGAAGGAAGAATTCCTATCGGACATGAATCAAGTCCCTGTTGCTATTTAAGCGTTGGGGAGCCCGAAGAACCGGTTTGAATTTTCCCATAAGATCGATGCCAGCTCTTCATCATCCATTTCCAGCATATCCGCCAGGAATCGGGCTGTAGAAGGTAGATACTTGGGCATGTTTCGTTTGCCCCGATACTCTGCAGGGACCATAAAGGGGCTTTCAGATTCGATCAGAATACGATCTAGAGGTAAGACCTGCACCGTTTCATGAAGATTGCGGGCATTCCGATAGGTTAAGTTTCCGGCAAAGGAGAAGTAGAGATTCAGATCCAAAGCTTTTTCGGCAAAGGCAGCGTCCTCAGAATAACAGTGAAGAACACCACCCTTGGGTGGAAGCCGATCTCGCAAAATTTCGAGCACATCCTGACCTGCTTCTCGGTTGTGAATAATAACCGGCAAGTTCAATTTTGCGGCTAGCTCGAGTTGGGTGATAAAGAGCTCAATCTGCGACTTTTTATCGCCAAATTTACGAAAATAATCCAGACCAATTTCGCCAATAGCGACGATCCGGGGTAAACGGACACTCTGTTCAATGGTTTGAACCCAGTTTTTACCAGGATTCTGAACTTCCGAAGGCGAAACCCCAACCGCATGATAGACATGGTTGGCAGATTTCAGATTTTCGTACACTTTGACAAAGTCGTGCAGACTGTTACAAATAGAAACAATCCGACTGACTGAGGCCTGTCGGGCTTCCTGAGTAACAATGAGCTGCTCGATAGGGTCATCATAGATGAGCCCTATGTGGGCGTGAGTATCAAAATACTGCATGGCTTAGTCCAAAAGAATTATGATAGGGGGATTCCAAACTGGATTACTCATACTATAGCACAGGCTAGCTGTATCGTCAATGAAATGGTTTTGGAAAAGTTATGGCTTTGAAAAAGTTCTAATTGTAATGGACAAGTATCCTCTTACAGGGTATACTAAAATATATCGTATTGCTTCGTAAAGGAGTTCATGATGGATAACAGAACTAGTATGCTTTTATTTTTAGTCCTCGTAGTACTTTTTGCTTTTACTTTTGTATTTGGTATTGATGCCCTTGCTCTTCCCAATGTTAGCTATGGGGTTCTAGCTCTCATTGGTTATGTTGTATGTCTTGGGTTTAGTGTATTTCAGTGGGCTTTGCTTAAAAAAGAGCGGGGTGCCATGATGCCCTGGTTTATCACCTATGCGATTGTAATTGGTATTATTTTTGTGTGGTATGTAACTCGCTGCGGTACTGCCTTCGGTTGGTGGTAATTATTTTCTTTCTTGATGTTATCTGTACCATACCTATAAGTTATTTTAAAATAATTCCCGTTGTTAGGAGCAGTTTTTGCATCTTGACATAGAAGTATAAAATTGGTATTTAGAAACTATGTTCTTCAGGGCGGGGTGAAAGTCCCCACCGGCGGTAAAGCCCGCGAGCTATAATACGGTTTGTCCGTTTTTTAGCATGATTCGGTGAAACTCCGAAGCCGACAGTACAGTCTGGATGGAAGAAGATACATGTACCTTTAACAATTTTTGTTATTAAACGTGTATGTAGCCCTGTAGACTTTGGTGTTTACGGGGTTTTTTTATGCACGAATTCTTTATGAAAATGGCCCTTGATCTTGCACAGAAGGGTATTGGAAGGGTGAATCCAAACCCTTTAGTTGGGGCTGTTATTGTAAAGCATGGTAAAGTCATAGGTTGTGGTTTTCATGAGTTTTATGGGGGTCCCCATGCGGAAGTAATGGCGATTAATGATGCCATACAGGCTGGATGTACCGATTTTGCATCTACAACACTCTATGTTACTTTAGAACCTTGTTGCCATTTCGGTAAAACACCTCCTTGTACATCTTTAATTATAAAAAGTGGTATCCCTTCAGTAGTAGTAGGAATGGAAGATCCCAATCCATTAGTGTCTGGTAAAGGAATTACGATTTTAAAAAATGCAGGAATTGAAGTCCAGGTCGGAGTCCTTGAAGATGCGTGCCGAAAATTAAACCCTGTGTTTATAACCTACATTACGACAAAAAAACCCTATGTATTATTAAAATCAGGAATGTCTTTGGATGGGAAAATAGCAACCGTTACTGGAGATTCAAAATGGATTACCTGTGAGGAATCACGCAAGGATGTACACCGTCTTCGTAGTCAATATATGGCTGTAATG harbors:
- a CDS encoding rhomboid family intramembrane serine protease — translated: MAMTNILRKPFRYRYDNVVLILIGLNLLVFLGQNIFPQATAYLSLNTQLVLRYGMVWQFFTYMFAHGGISHLLLNMLGLFFFGTPVERQMGSKEFLLFYLTTGFFAGLFSFGLYWATGSGYVFLLGASGALFAVQLAYATFFPDSIVYLWGILPLRAPIMVLGFTALELFSSIFGLASGIAHITHLAGFGFAWLYFVIRYGANPWHYLRSR
- a CDS encoding 2Fe-2S iron-sulfur cluster-binding protein, with translation MAEIRVHQIDGTTVLIPASPAVSLVNILLSAGISIHHRCGGKAECGTCRVRLSSANQNIRFANAISPKEAQRLETMGAHPEDGERLACQTYISADCDVHLFS
- the dusB gene encoding tRNA dihydrouridine synthase DusB, with amino-acid sequence MSDRNSSFYRSISIGTLELEGNLFLAPVAGYSDRAFRSVCIELGANFTCTELISSEALIRDAKKSEYLMKRADNEKAYAIQLFGSDPEVMYQAALRLASYHPEVVDINCGCPVPKVVKTGAGSALMRDLNRLGKIVAAVVRASREALGGVPVTVKIRSGWDEKSINYREAAAIAVENGAALVALHARTRAQGYAGKAQWEHIADLASRLTVPVVGSGDLFSPEDALRMLQETGCAAVMFARGAMGNPFIFTETRALIEIGTYTPVPPKERIQTGFTQLKRLATDIGESTACKEMRKQFCAYTKGIEGGAALRNELVHAETILQFQEILSYYLS
- a CDS encoding TatD family hydrolase — its product is MQYFDTHAHIGLIYDDPIEQLIVTQEARQASVSRIVSICNSLHDFVKVYENLKSANHVYHAVGVSPSEVQNPGKNWVQTIEQSVRLPRIVAIGEIGLDYFRKFGDKKSQIELFITQLELAAKLNLPVIIHNREAGQDVLEILRDRLPPKGGVLHCYSEDAAFAEKALDLNLYFSFAGNLTYRNARNLHETVQVLPLDRILIESESPFMVPAEYRGKRNMPKYLPSTARFLADMLEMDDEELASILWENSNRFFGLPNA
- the dgcA gene encoding diguanylate cyclase DgcA, which translates into the protein MPELGKQNVEQDLSVQENCTSFVVDYEKQIFDLRQLLEISKSLNSTLDYTILIDSILFICMAQMKVIKAGIFTKKGFDSTEFVLQRNFKGFDIDISKDYAIPEQHPLIKLFSEKYGCYTLRDIHAAIGPLDGIEHIEAMEPSLLVPLKTKGQINGVIILGERIDETDFDPYEREHLLNIATLAAISINNAFLFEMTTTDMMTKLKMKHYFFTVIQERYGNIDMPQKSFNIIMLDIDFFKRFNDTYGHACGDMVLVSVAKTISEHVRNTDIAARYGGEEFVVLIAEDGPEIAVKIAERIRKAIEEKETEYDGQKLKVTVSCGVASYNKLIDSQPKSVVDRADRALYISKQQGRNRVTFLEQ
- the ribD gene encoding bifunctional diaminohydroxyphosphoribosylaminopyrimidine deaminase/5-amino-6-(5-phosphoribosylamino)uracil reductase RibD: MHEFFMKMALDLAQKGIGRVNPNPLVGAVIVKHGKVIGCGFHEFYGGPHAEVMAINDAIQAGCTDFASTTLYVTLEPCCHFGKTPPCTSLIIKSGIPSVVVGMEDPNPLVSGKGITILKNAGIEVQVGVLEDACRKLNPVFITYITTKKPYVLLKSGMSLDGKIATVTGDSKWITCEESRKDVHRLRSQYMAVMCGIGTVLSDDPELTVRIIEGKNPIRIITDSHLRIPLESNIVRTARNIRTIIATTENSDSKKAEKLTTMGVELIYTKLRDGRVDLQELISILGTMNIDSILLEGGGTLAFSALKAEIVHAVRFYISPILLGGVKAKTVIAGDGFSTLSNAFKIEHIHVDFCGSDIVIQGAICLPA